The genomic DNA TAAGACTCCTCGTCATCTTCCTTAAACAAGTAAGAAGAAATTTCTTCTCTTGATTTTTGACTCTTATATTCCCTATAAGAAAGCAAAACCAATTTATTCTTAGAGTCAATATTTGTTAATATAACTTTAAGTTTATCTCCAACATTCAAATTGTCAAAAGTATCCATGCTAGATTCTTTAGTATCTCCAAGTTGTATTTTACTAATAAATCCCATTATTTTATTATAAACTCTTACTTGAAGTCCCTTCGATTTTTTCTCAACAACTTCTACCTCAAGAGAATCACCCTTTTTGTAACTCCTAGCAAAATCATCCCAAGGATTCTCTTCCAGTTGTTTAATTCCCAATTTAATGTTTTGTTTCCTTGCATCAAACTCAATAACTTTTCCACTAATAGAGCTTCCCAATTTAAAGTAATCCTCAGGATTAATGTCATCTACCCAAGAAATATCAAATTTGCTAATATATGCATCTATGCCCTCTTCAATATTAACAAAAGCACCTGTCTTTGTAATATTCTTAACAACACCTTGAATAACTTTTCCAACAGAAAATCTCTCATCCAAATTATCCCAAGGATTTCCATTAACTTGCTTAATACCTAAAGATATTCTTTGATTTTCCTTATCTATCTCTAAAATCTTAACTTCTATAATCTGACCAATCTTAACCACTTCTTGAGGACTCTTTATTACTCTTACCCAAGAAAAATTACTTACATGCAGAAATCCCGATACCTCACTATCAAGCTCAACTACAGCACCAAAGGGTAATATTTTGACAACCTTTCCCTTTACAATGCTTTCAACCTTATATCTAGATTCAATAGAATCCCAAGGATTTGTCTTTAAAGCTTTAAGAGACAATTCCATCTTTGCTGTCTTCAAGTTTAGCTTGATGATTTTCAATTTTAATTTATCACCAACATGAACAAAATCCTCAATATTTTCAACACGAGTAAAGGCAATATTCCTTTTATTCAATATTCCTAAAACAAATTCATTAACCCTTATGATAGCTCCATAATCTATGATTTTCTCAACAACCCCATCAACCACATCGCCCTCATTATAAGAACTAACAAACTCCTTCCTCTTTTCAATCTCTCGTTCCCGTTCTAAAGTCCGCCTATCAAGTATAAGTCTCAAACCATCAGTCTTACTTGCCTCAATAACATAAAATTCAATAATTGAACCCCTCTTTAATTTCTCGTCTCTAGACTTAGAACTTAAATACAATGGCAGAAATCCAGTAGTATTTTCATTAATCTGAATCTTATATCCACTTGGCATCTCAAATAAAACCTTACCCTTAATTACTTTTCTATTTGTAATATATTCGTCAACCTTGTCTTGAAAACTCAGAGAGTCAAGCTTTTCTACACTAAGAATCAAGCCCAATTCTCCCCCTATTCTAGTAACCACCGCATCAATCTTATCTCCAATATTTGGAATATTCTCAAATTCATCAATCCTAATAAAACCTTCAGATTTATAACCAATATCCACAAGTACATAATCTTTCATAATATTTACAACAATACCAGAAACATTACTTCCAAGATCCACCCTTTCAAGAACCTTCAGATAATTTTCTTGTAAATCTTCTTGATTTTCCATGCTCACCTCTCTATACATTTTTTCAAATTCAAAGTCTTTATAATACTATCACATACATCATCTAAGGATTTATAACTTGTATCAATATAAAAAACATCTTTAGCTAATTTCAATCTACCATACTCTTTATTCTTATCAATTTCATCTCGTCTTTCTAGTGCATGCTCTAACTCATTCAAAGCCATATCTCCATTTCTTTGTTTATGTCGCCTTAAAGCACGAACTTTAACAGAAGCATCC from Borrelia turcica IST7 includes the following:
- a CDS encoding 30S ribosomal protein S1, encoding MENQEDLQENYLKVLERVDLGSNVSGIVVNIMKDYVLVDIGYKSEGFIRIDEFENIPNIGDKIDAVVTRIGGELGLILSVEKLDSLSFQDKVDEYITNRKVIKGKVLFEMPSGYKIQINENTTGFLPLYLSSKSRDEKLKRGSIIEFYVIEASKTDGLRLILDRRTLEREREIEKRKEFVSSYNEGDVVDGVVEKIIDYGAIIRVNEFVLGILNKRNIAFTRVENIEDFVHVGDKLKLKIIKLNLKTAKMELSLKALKTNPWDSIESRYKVESIVKGKVVKILPFGAVVELDSEVSGFLHVSNFSWVRVIKSPQEVVKIGQIIEVKILEIDKENQRISLGIKQVNGNPWDNLDERFSVGKVIQGVVKNITKTGAFVNIEEGIDAYISKFDISWVDDINPEDYFKLGSSISGKVIEFDARKQNIKLGIKQLEENPWDDFARSYKKGDSLEVEVVEKKSKGLQVRVYNKIMGFISKIQLGDTKESSMDTFDNLNVGDKLKVILTNIDSKNKLVLLSYREYKSQKSREEISSYLFKEDDEESYKPFENLLKRNADV